In Pseudomonadota bacterium, the following proteins share a genomic window:
- a CDS encoding helix-turn-helix transcriptional regulator produces the protein MTIPFEKLKARLLANPKVKAEYDALAPEFEISAELLKARLRAGLSQAELAARMGTSQSTIARLESGQTLPSTKTLLRYAQATGNKFHVRLSAA, from the coding sequence ATGACAATCCCATTCGAGAAGCTCAAGGCTCGCCTGCTGGCCAACCCCAAGGTCAAGGCCGAGTATGACGCGCTCGCTCCGGAGTTCGAGATTTCTGCCGAATTGCTCAAGGCTCGTTTGCGGGCGGGCCTCTCGCAGGCTGAACTGGCTGCCCGGATGGGGACCAGCCAGTCCACCATTGCCAGACTGGAGAGCGGCCAGACGCTGCCGAGCACCAAGACGCTGTTGCGTTACGCCCAGGCGACCGGCAACAAGTTCCACGTGCGGCTGTCGGCTGCTTGA